One stretch of Sporohalobacter salinus DNA includes these proteins:
- a CDS encoding corrinoid protein, translated as MKMEKEELFQEISSLLVEMEEEAVVELCKKSLELGIPAYETITEGLIAGMDEVGRLYEEEEYFLPEVLICSDAMNAGLDIVKPHLDQDDMDESIKAVIGVIEGDTHDIGKNLVRIMMEAAGFEVYDLGRDVPLDNFIQKAEEVEADIIGMSTLMTTTMDGMKEVIDKLKEQNIRNKYKVLVGGGPISQGFANKIGADLYSKDANEAVRKIKKMTAEIEATA; from the coding sequence ATAAAAATGGAAAAAGAAGAATTATTTCAAGAGATTAGTAGTTTATTAGTGGAGATGGAAGAGGAGGCGGTTGTAGAGTTATGTAAGAAGTCTTTGGAACTTGGGATACCAGCCTATGAAACAATAACAGAAGGTCTTATAGCTGGAATGGATGAAGTAGGAAGGTTGTATGAAGAGGAAGAATACTTCTTACCAGAGGTGCTTATCTGTTCAGATGCAATGAATGCTGGTTTAGATATAGTAAAACCTCATTTAGATCAGGATGATATGGATGAATCAATTAAAGCAGTTATTGGAGTTATAGAAGGGGATACTCATGATATAGGCAAGAATTTAGTTAGAATAATGATGGAAGCAGCAGGATTTGAAGTATATGATTTAGGAAGGGATGTACCATTAGATAATTTTATTCAGAAGGCAGAGGAAGTGGAGGCAGATATTATAGGAATGTCAACCCTGATGACTACAACAATGGATGGAATGAAGGAGGTAATTGATAAGCTAAAAGAACAGAATATAAGAAATAAATATAAGGTGTTAGTAGGAGGAGGACCTATATCCCAAGGATTTGCAAATAAAATAGGTGCTGACTTATATAGTAAAGATGCTAATGAAGCAGTTAGAAAAATCAAAAAAATGACTGCTGAAATTGAAGCTACAGCATAA
- a CDS encoding uroporphyrinogen decarboxylase family protein — MELEIREDILTPKERVTRFLEGKPIDRIPCMPIVTSNTAHLIGKTLKEFHLDGEVMAQSYIAAFEKFGYDLNYLFTNCSYTAEAMGAELVYYEDEPASCDEAIIKTREDLAKIKVADKDDGKFPVFYEALDILNEEIGDQIFSAVCFSGPLSTAATLRGAESFVKDTYKDPELCHELLRMATDTCKNFVREIINHGGMPIILEPFASGRIFGPKTFEKFALPYVKEVVDLSHELNSIVPLHICGVTHKIIGKMAETGADVLSIDDCDLELAKKEVGGRAVILGRVSPADDLLFGPAEKIKKVCKEHIEIMKDYEPGYILATGCETSPKIPFDHIQVLVDAARSYGAYDYNG; from the coding sequence GTGGAATTAGAAATAAGAGAAGATATATTAACACCAAAAGAAAGAGTAACTAGATTTTTAGAAGGTAAACCAATCGATAGGATACCATGCATGCCAATAGTAACAAGTAATACAGCTCATTTAATTGGAAAGACATTAAAGGAATTTCATTTAGATGGAGAGGTTATGGCTCAGTCTTATATTGCTGCTTTTGAAAAATTTGGGTATGACTTAAATTATTTATTTACTAACTGTTCTTATACTGCTGAAGCAATGGGAGCAGAACTTGTTTATTATGAAGATGAACCAGCAAGTTGTGATGAAGCTATTATTAAGACCAGAGAAGATTTAGCTAAAATTAAAGTTGCTGATAAGGATGATGGTAAATTTCCAGTATTCTATGAAGCATTAGATATTTTAAATGAAGAGATAGGAGATCAAATATTTTCAGCGGTATGTTTTTCTGGACCTTTATCGACTGCAGCAACGTTAAGAGGCGCAGAATCTTTTGTAAAGGATACTTATAAAGATCCTGAACTCTGTCATGAATTATTAAGGATGGCTACTGATACTTGCAAAAACTTTGTGAGAGAAATAATAAATCATGGAGGTATGCCAATTATCTTAGAACCTTTTGCTTCTGGAAGAATATTTGGTCCCAAAACTTTTGAAAAGTTTGCCTTACCATATGTAAAAGAAGTGGTTGATCTAAGTCATGAGTTAAACTCTATAGTACCTCTTCATATATGTGGTGTAACACATAAGATCATTGGTAAAATGGCTGAAACAGGTGCAGATGTTCTCAGTATTGATGACTGTGATCTAGAACTTGCTAAAAAAGAAGTTGGAGGACGAGCAGTAATCTTAGGTAGAGTTAGTCCTGCGGATGACTTATTATTTGGACCTGCTGAAAAGATTAAGAAGGTTTGTAAAGAACATATTGAGATTATGAAGGATTATGAACCAGGATATATTTTAGCTACAGGCTGTGAAACATCTCCTAAAATTCCATTTGACCATATTCAAGTATTAGTAGATGCAGCTAGAAGTTATGGAGCATATGACTATAACGGATAG
- a CDS encoding uroporphyrinogen decarboxylase family protein, giving the protein MNSKQRLLKVLKGEQVDRPPVICPGGMMNAGVTELLTDIEENHNVDPDAMVEVAEKICDLTGFENYGVPFCMTVECEPLGIELDMGSKTVEPRVTEYNQGKIEEIMENYEVDPKQDKRMPVVLDAISRLKNDEVPVIGNITGHVSTATSIIDPLMGIKMIRKQPERIYDFFEYINNYLIEYAEEMIKAGADIIAVSDPTATGEILGSDNFEKFAVPFYRDLVKAVHDLDVPVIIHICGDAKTILDSLNLIGADAFSFDSRVNMKFANSKLETGLMGNINTQLLHTGEKNKIISITNNAINSGVDIVSPACGLSMATPIDNLKAMTDFVKRGNS; this is encoded by the coding sequence TTGAATAGTAAGCAAAGACTGTTGAAAGTATTAAAGGGAGAGCAGGTTGACCGTCCTCCTGTTATTTGTCCTGGAGGTATGATGAATGCTGGAGTTACTGAACTTCTTACAGATATAGAAGAAAATCATAATGTAGACCCTGATGCTATGGTTGAAGTTGCAGAAAAGATTTGTGACTTAACTGGATTTGAAAATTATGGTGTACCTTTTTGTATGACTGTTGAATGTGAGCCTTTGGGTATAGAGCTAGACATGGGAAGTAAGACTGTTGAACCAAGGGTAACAGAATATAATCAAGGAAAAATTGAAGAGATAATGGAAAACTACGAAGTTGATCCTAAACAAGATAAGAGAATGCCTGTGGTTCTTGATGCTATAAGTAGGCTTAAAAATGATGAAGTGCCTGTAATTGGGAATATAACTGGTCATGTTAGTACAGCAACATCGATAATTGATCCTCTTATGGGAATCAAAATGATAAGAAAGCAGCCAGAGAGAATATATGATTTCTTTGAGTATATAAATAATTACTTAATAGAGTATGCAGAGGAGATGATTAAAGCAGGAGCAGATATAATAGCAGTATCTGATCCTACTGCTACTGGTGAAATATTAGGCAGTGATAATTTTGAAAAGTTTGCTGTACCTTTTTATAGGGACTTAGTAAAAGCGGTTCATGATTTAGATGTTCCAGTTATTATACACATCTGTGGAGATGCAAAAACAATTTTAGATAGTTTAAATTTAATAGGAGCCGATGCTTTTAGTTTTGATTCTAGGGTAAATATGAAGTTTGCAAATTCAAAGCTAGAGACAGGGCTTATGGGAAATATAAATACACAATTACTTCATACAGGAGAGAAGAATAAAATAATATCTATAACCAACAATGCTATAAATTCAGGAGTAGATATAGTATCGCCAGCCTGTG